From Streptomyces asiaticus, one genomic window encodes:
- a CDS encoding class I SAM-dependent methyltransferase: MQTGRPSITARGAAAFRAAHQELEGGRVFSDPLALRILAADADDPVLEAAFHPGREDVRLSVAARARFAEDAVAAAVTRGVRQAVALGAGLDTFGCRNPYEAEGLRVFEVDHPATQEWKRDRLSAAEIPVPPSLTFAPVDFERQSLADGLTAAGFDPARLAFFLWLGVVPYLTHTAVLDTLGFIAALPDGSGVVFDYGEPPDALPPEQRAVHEARAAWAAEAGEPFLSFFTPEELADELRRLGFSATQDIRYRDLTARYESGHRDAVAHADLGAHVIHAWTRG, from the coding sequence ATGCAGACCGGCCGGCCCAGCATCACCGCCCGCGGCGCGGCCGCGTTCCGCGCCGCTCACCAGGAGCTGGAGGGCGGCCGGGTGTTCTCCGACCCGCTGGCCCTCCGCATCCTCGCCGCCGACGCGGACGACCCCGTCCTCGAGGCGGCCTTCCACCCCGGGCGCGAGGACGTACGACTGTCCGTGGCGGCCCGGGCGCGGTTCGCCGAGGACGCCGTCGCGGCCGCCGTGACACGCGGGGTACGGCAGGCGGTGGCGCTCGGGGCGGGGCTGGACACCTTCGGTTGCCGCAATCCGTACGAGGCGGAGGGCCTCAGGGTGTTCGAGGTGGACCACCCCGCCACCCAGGAGTGGAAGCGCGACCGGCTGTCCGCCGCGGAGATTCCCGTACCGCCGTCACTGACCTTCGCGCCGGTGGACTTCGAGCGGCAGAGCCTGGCCGACGGGCTGACGGCGGCGGGCTTCGACCCGGCCCGCCTGGCGTTCTTCCTCTGGCTCGGGGTGGTGCCGTATCTGACCCACACGGCCGTGCTGGACACGCTCGGCTTCATCGCGGCCCTGCCGGACGGCTCGGGCGTGGTCTTCGACTACGGCGAGCCGCCGGACGCGCTGCCACCGGAGCAACGTGCCGTGCACGAGGCGCGCGCGGCGTGGGCCGCTGAGGCCGGTGAGCCCTTCCTCAGCTTCTTCACCCCGGAGGAGCTCGCGGACGAACTGCGCCGACTGGGCTTCTCCGCGACGCAGGACATCCGCTACCGCGACCTCACGGCCCGGTACGAGAGCGGCCACCGCGATGCCGTGGCGCACGCGGACCTCGGCGCCCATGTGATCCACGCCTGGACGCGGGGCTGA
- a CDS encoding CapA family protein: MSPHPRHRTALLAVALLGAATACGSGTPAAPKAEEKPSKTSAAARSGSMKDFTLVATGDLLAHASVIRQAKADSGGESYDFRRMIRPAAPIVAQADLAICHMETVYGAAHGPFTGYPTFKTPPQLASAVKDIGYDSCSTASNHTLDAGPEGVVRTLDAMDEVGLKHAGSARSAAESVRPTIMEAGGAKVAHLAYAYGTNGIPVPKGKPWLVNLIDPARIIKDARAARRAGADVVVVSVHWGTEWQQAPDKLQLSLARKLTASKDGSRRDIDLIIGTHAHIPQAYEKVNGTWVVYGMGDQIAGVMPDKRGQMGSAARFTFTPPSAPGRAWQVKKAEYIPHAVDNDPITLVNLPRALEKSPGNPGYTSALSTIQEAVLSRGGKKDGLSMGR, translated from the coding sequence GTGTCCCCTCACCCACGCCATCGGACGGCGCTTCTCGCCGTCGCCCTGCTCGGCGCCGCCACCGCGTGCGGCAGCGGGACACCGGCCGCCCCGAAGGCCGAGGAGAAGCCGTCGAAGACCTCGGCGGCGGCCAGAAGCGGGTCCATGAAGGACTTCACCCTCGTGGCCACCGGCGATCTGCTGGCGCACGCCTCGGTCATCCGGCAGGCGAAGGCGGACTCGGGCGGTGAGAGCTATGACTTCCGGCGCATGATCCGGCCGGCCGCACCCATCGTCGCCCAGGCCGACCTGGCCATCTGCCATATGGAGACCGTCTACGGGGCCGCCCACGGGCCGTTCACCGGCTATCCGACCTTCAAGACGCCTCCGCAGCTCGCCTCGGCCGTGAAGGACATCGGCTACGACTCCTGCTCCACCGCCTCCAACCACACCCTCGACGCCGGTCCTGAGGGGGTGGTCCGCACCCTCGACGCCATGGACGAGGTCGGGCTCAAGCACGCCGGATCGGCCCGGTCCGCCGCGGAGAGCGTCCGTCCCACGATCATGGAGGCCGGTGGCGCCAAGGTGGCCCATCTCGCCTACGCCTACGGCACCAACGGCATCCCGGTCCCCAAGGGCAAACCGTGGCTGGTCAACCTCATCGATCCGGCACGGATCATCAAGGACGCGCGGGCCGCGCGGCGCGCCGGGGCCGATGTGGTCGTCGTCAGCGTGCACTGGGGCACCGAGTGGCAGCAGGCGCCGGACAAGCTCCAGCTCTCGCTCGCGAGGAAGCTCACCGCCTCCAAGGACGGCAGCCGCCGCGACATCGACCTGATCATCGGCACCCACGCCCATATCCCCCAGGCGTACGAGAAGGTCAACGGCACCTGGGTGGTCTACGGCATGGGCGACCAGATCGCCGGGGTGATGCCCGACAAGCGCGGCCAGATGGGCTCGGCGGCGCGCTTCACCTTCACCCCGCCCTCCGCCCCGGGCAGGGCGTGGCAGGTGAAGAAGGCGGAGTACATCCCGCACGCGGTGGACAACGACCCGATCACCCTGGTGAACCTTCCCCGGGCCCTGGAGAAGAGCCCCGGCAACCCGGGTTACACCAGCGCCCTGAGCACCATCCAGGAGGCGGTGCTCAGCCGGGGCGGCAAGAAGGACGGCCTGTCCATGGGGCGTTGA